The Triticum dicoccoides isolate Atlit2015 ecotype Zavitan chromosome 6A, WEW_v2.0, whole genome shotgun sequence genome has a window encoding:
- the LOC119318656 gene encoding uncharacterized protein LOC119318656 — protein sequence MRSFVCLSLGAAVILLLVLASAMEAGAIRLDAGTRASVSGGSNQTATDKPTMNNVVDVVKASAGSTSETKKSVDVATGEVRAVAHKMPEFHEDYYGPSDHSPRHH from the exons ATGAGGAGCTTCGTCTGCTTGTCACTGGGTGCAGCTGTGATCTTGCTTCTGGTATTGGCTTCGGCCATGGAGGCTGGAGCCATCCGACTCGACGCGGGGACCCGGGCCTCAGTCAGCGGCGGCAGTAACCAAACGGCCACTGAT AAACCAACTATGAACAATGTCGTCGATGTGGTCAAGGCTTCTGCTGGCTCAACAAGCGAGACGAAGAAGAGCGTGGACGTTGCCACGGGTGAAGTTAGGGCGGTGGCGCATAAGATGCCAGAGTTCCATGAGGACTACTACggcccgagtgatcacagccctaGGCACCACTGA
- the LOC119319424 gene encoding uncharacterized protein LOC119319424, with protein MRSCNSRYLTLAAAVILFLVLMADTEAEAIRLDAEARASLSGSGGNSMPSMQKPIGNNAVNVVKGSAGSTSETKRSVQVAADEVRAVAYKLPEFHEDYYGPSDHSPGHH; from the coding sequence ATGAGGAGTTGCAATtccagatacttgacactggctgcAGCTGTGATCTTGTTTCTGGTACTGATGGCGGACACAGAGGCTGAAGCCATCCGGCTAGATGCAGAGGCGCGGGCATCACTCAGCGGCAGCGGTGGCAACTCAATGCCGTCGATGCAGAAGCCGATTGGGAACAATGCCGTCAACGTGGTCAAGGGTTCTGCTGGCTCGACCAGTGAGACAAAGAGGAGCGTCCAAGTTGCTGCAGATGAAGTTAGGGCGGTGGCGTATAAGCTGCCGGAGTTTCATGAGGACTACTACGGTCCAAGTGATCACAGCCCTGGGCACCATTGA